The Devosia sp. genome segment GCACCTTGTCCCAGAGATAGGTGGTGTTGAGCAGCCGCAGCGCCACCGCCGAAGCCGCGCTCAGGTTAAAACCCAGTGCCTTGAGATTGGCGCCCTTGCCCACATAGTTGACCTGCGCCGGGATCACCAGGCCCTCGTTTTTCGGAGCAAAGGCGTGGCTCCAGTCGGCATCCGCATGGGTGCCATCCGGAATGGCTCCGGCAAACGCCGCCAGCTCGGTCCTGGCCTGGTTCCACAGCGCGCCGTCCGCCGTCAGGTTCATCACCATGCGGCCGCGGTTGAACAGCGTGTCGCGAATGGTCCTGAGCACCGCCTCCACGCCCGCCCAGTCGCTGTCGATGCGCTTGACCAGGTCCTTGAGGAACTGCCCATAGGACACACCGCTCATCTGCTCGGCAATCCAGCCGGCCTCGGTCAGGCCGGCCTTGATGCGCGTATCGGCGATCCCGTTGCCGCCCGGCACGAGCCGGGCCTCGAACCCGGCCTTTTCTTCCAGTGCCATCTGCTTGAACCGCTCGCGATTGTCGAGCCGTGCGTCGAGCAGCACATCGCCAAAGATGGCCAGCATCTCGGCGAACCGGTCCGGCACCGCCTTGCCCGAGAGGAAGAACCAGGCCGCCGTTCCCGCCCCGTCCTGCCGGCTCGCCAGCCCCCGGTGCTGGGAAATCCCGCCCGTGGTGCGGCCGATCCGCTGGGTCAGGGAGACAAAGTCTTCCTTGCCGGTCCCGGTCTGCAGCAGCGCCCGGCCGAACAGGGGCAGATAGGGCAGATGCGCCTTGTCCAGCACATGCAGGTCAAAGCCGATATCGAGATACAATATGCCCAGCGTCGGCAGGTCGTGATAAAGCGTGCGCACCCCGCCCACCGCGACCTCCTCGGTCGGCACGGTGCGGATATCGCGGTCGAGATCGGCCAGTGTCAGCGTCGGGATTTTGGCCAAGTCATCGGGGCTGTCGACGCTTTCCTGCAACGCCTTGAGCCGTTCCGTCCGCTCCAGAACCGCCTGCAGTTCATCTCCATCGAGGCCAGCCCGTACCGCGGCCAGCTTGTCCTCTTCGGCCTTGGCCTCGCGCGCGCCCTGCTCAGGATCGGCCTCGAGCCGCGCCGACAACCGGTGCGGATTGTCGAGGAACAACCGCCTGATCTCATCCTGGAAATGCCTGCCGCCGGCCTTGGCCTTGAGCGCCTCCATCGCTGCCTCGAACTGCAGCGGCGCCATCGGGTCGCCGCCATGCAGCCAGGTGCCCAGCGCGTTGAACATATAGGTCATGCCGCGCGGATAGGAGCCGGTATTCTGCTCGCGCAGGTTGAATTCAAACGTGTTGACCGCCGCCTCGATCTGCTCGGCCGAAAAACCGGTTTCGGCGATTTCGGCCAGCCCGTCCAGCACCAGCTTCTCCACCTTGTCGGCATCGGCCGGGTCCACGCCCTTGAGCCCGAAACCACCCATGGGCTGGCGCAGATAGGAGGAAATCCCGCCCCCGATCATGCCCTCGCCCAGCCCGCTTTCATTGAGCTTCTTGCGCAGCGGCGCCGCCGAATTGCCGGCAAGCAGATAGCTGAGCATGCCATGGCTCAACACCTCTTCGCGGTTCTCCGCCGGCTCGATCATCCAGTTGACCGAAACCATGCCGTCGCGCCGCTTCTCCGGGTCCACGGTCCCCGCATAGGTGCCGGCAATCTGGCGGGGCGCATTCCAGCGCGGCTGCAGCTTCACCTCGGCATCGACATCGATTCTGTCGAAGCGGCTGAAATAGCTGTCCAGAATCTCGAGCCGCTTATCCGCCGGATCGTCGCCGGCAAACACCACCCGCGCATTGGACGGGTGATAATAGGTCTGGTGGAAGCGCTTGAACTGCTCATAGGTCAGCTCGGGAATGGCCTTGGGATCGCCCCCCGAGGACTTGCCATAGGTCGTATCGGGATAAAGCGCGTTCTGCGTCATCGTATGCATCACCGAGTCCGGTGAGGAATAGACGCCCTTCATCTCGTTGAAGACCACGCCCTTATAGACCAGCGGCGCGTCCAGGCTCTCAAGCTCGTAGTGCCAGCCTTCCTGCTCGAACGTGTCCTCCGAAATCAGCGGAAACAGCACGGCGTCCAGATACACGTCCACAAGGTTGTAAAAATCCTTGAGGTTCTGGCTGGCCACCGGATAGGCGGTCTTGTCCGGAAAGGTCATGGCATTGAGGAAGGTGTGCATCGACCCCTTGAGCAATTCCACGAAGGGCTTCTTCACCGGATATTTCTGGCTGCCGCACAGCACCGAATGTTCGAGGATATGCGCAATGCCGGTCGAATCCTCCGGCGGCGTCTTGAAGGTGATGCCGAACACTTTGTTCTCGTCGTCATTGACGAGGCTGAGCACCTCGGCCCCGGTTTTCTTGTGCCGATAGAGCCGCGCCTCTGAATTGATTTCGGCGATGGTCTCGTCACGAACGAGTTCAAAGGCGGGGTGGGACATATCCGGATACTCTTCTTGGTCTTGGTCGACCTAACCTAGGTGCTGAATCGCGGCGTCGCTAGGGCTTCTACGTCAGATTGACCTGTGTATGCGCCTGGCCTGCGGGGCCCGCCTTCTATCCGGCACCCGCGCAAACCTGAACCCTGTCACCGGCAAACCGCCCCCTCGGCTCCAGCGCCCCCTCGCCCCACCGGGGAGAGGGCCGGGGTGAGGGGGGGGCAAACCTCTCGGCTGCTACGAAAGCCAGGCCCGATGTCAGTTCAACGGCAAAACCACCTACACCTCGCCCCTGATCTCGGGCTTCACTTCGTCCTCATACCATTCGCCCAACTGCTTCTTGAGCGCGGGAAACAGGCTGCGCTGATCGCTGGCGGCGACATTGTCGGCGAGCTGATCGGGTTTCGACACCCCGGCAATCACCGTCGACACCTGCGGATGGTCGAGAATCCAGCGCAGGGCGAACTGGCTCATGCTCATGCCCGATGGCGCCAGGCCCTTGAGCTGCTGCACAAGTTCCACGCCGCGCGCAAAGGGAATGCCGGCAAAGGTCTCGCCCACCGAAAAGGCCGCCCCGTCCTGGTTGTAGTTGCGGTGGTCGCTGGGGTCGAACCGGGTGTTGAGGTCGAACTTGCCGGACAAGAGCCCGCTGGCCAGCGGCAGCCGCACGATGATCCCGACATTGTTCTCGGCCGCCTTGGGCAGCAGCACTTCGGCTGCATCCTGGCGGAACAGGTTGAAGATGATCTGCAAAGTGGCGCAACCCGGCTGTTCGAGACAGAGCAGGCCCTCCTCGATGGTCTCGACGCTGGCGCCCCAGTGGCGCACCAGACCCTCGGCCTGCAACTCGTCCATCCAGCCAAAAATGGCGCCGTCGTTCAGCACTTCGGGCGGAACGCAGTGCAGTTGCGCAAGGTCGAGGATTTCCACGCCAAGGCGCTGGAGCGAACCGGCGAGGCTCTGCTTCAGGCCGTCCTTGGTATAGGCATTGGGATAAAGCGTGCCGGCACGGCCCAGCTTGGTTGCCACCACTACGCCCCGAGGCCTGGCATGGGCACCGATGCGGCTCTCGCTCATCCCCCCGCCATAGACATCGGCCGTGTCCCAGAAGGTGACCCCGGCGGTAGCTGCTGCGTCCAGGATAGCCTGGGCGGTCTCGTCGCCCACCGGACCGAAATCGCCCCCCAATTGCCAGCAGCCCAGCCCGATCTCGCTGACCGTATAGCCGGTTTTGCCCAATTGCCGCGTCTTCATGCCCGTTCCTCCAATTCTTGATCGTCGCCGCTTCCTTTGAGGATCACGACCTGATCCTCCGCCGCGATGACACCGCGCCGATGTGTGATGGCGATCACGGTGACCTCACCGGCAATGCGGCGCAGTTCGGCCATGATCTGGCCTTCGGTGGTTTCGTCAAGGGCCGAGCTGGCTTCATCGAGGAACAACACCTTGGGGTCGGCATAGAGTGCCCGGGCGATCGAAATGCGCTGCCGCTCGCCACCCGAGAGCTTCAACCCCCTTTCCCCCACAGTGGTTTCAAACCCATCCGGCAGGCCATCGACAAAGGCGAGGATCGATGCCCGCTCGGCCGCCCGCCGCATCCGCTCGGCGTCATAGGGGCGGCCCAGGACGATGTTGGTGGCGAGGCTATCGTTGAGCAGCATCACGTCCTGCGGCACCACGCCCACCGCATCATACCAGCCGCTGCGCTTGAGATCGCGCAGGTCCATGTCGTTGATGAGAATGCGGCCCGAACTCGGCTCCAGCGATTTGAGCGCCAGCTTGAACAGCGTCGTCTTGCCCGATCCGGTCGGACCGACGAGGAAGGTCAGACGCCCCGGCTCGGCCACGAAACTCACGTCGCGCACGGTTTCGCGGTCGCCATAGCGGAAACCGACATTTTCAAAGGCGATCCGCGCCCGCTCGATCCGCACCGGCCGGTCACCATGCTGCCCACGGTCTTCCGGCGCCTGCCAGATGCGGGCAAAGGGCATCAGCCGCGCCATGGCCCGCATGACCTCGTCGATGGCCATGCCGATCATCTCAAAGGGCTGGTTGAGCTGCACCAGCAAGAGGTTGATGAGCACGATATCGCCCACCGTCACCTCGCCGGCCTCGAAGCGTGGCAGCAGGATCAGAAAGGTCAGCGCCAGTTGCAGGCCCAGTGCCGTGCCGAAAATCGCCGTCAGCAGCAGCCGGCGCCGCGACCAGCCGACCCAGGATTTCCGGGCCAGCCCCGCTTTCTCGGAAAATTTCTCGCTGATCCAGCGGTCGCCGTTGAAATAGCGCAACGTCTCCATGGCATTGACGGCATTGCCGACGAACCGCGCATTGTCCTGATAGGCTTCGATGGCCCGGTCGAGGAGGGGGCGCGTCCAGCGATTGGCGAGATAGGTCAGGCTGATGAAAAAGCTGCCATAGACCAGAACGATCAGCGCGATCTCGATATTGATCACCGCACCCATCAGCGCCATGGCCAGCCCGATCTGCAATCCACCCGGCAGGAAGGTGTGGATCGCCATCTGCACCAGCCCATAAAGGGCATTTTGACCCTCCTGGCGCGCGGTCTGTATCTGCACAGGATTGTTGTCGATGAAGAACGAGCCCGGCTTGCCCAACAACCGTTCGAAGAAACTGGTGGCGGTGATGAAGTTGAGATTCTCGGCGGCGATGATCGAGAGGTAATTGACCGAGTAGGCTGTCGCCGTCAGCAGGCCCCGCATGACGGCGTAGAAGACGAAGCCCCAGGCGATGGCCGCCGGCAGGTTGGTGCCGACCAGGTCGTCCACCAGCCGCGAGAAGAAATAGGGCGTGATCACCGCCAGCCCCGCCGAGGCCAGCACCACCAGCATCACACCGGCCAGCAGCCAGTATTCCTCGCGCACGAACCGTCCGTATATCGAGACGACCGAAGGCCGCAGCACCGTCCAGTCGGGGCGGTTTTCTGGTTTGCTCATGAGCATTTGGCTCCGCCGCGGGTCGGAGCGGCACCCTGCCCAGCCCCGCCCCGGCGGTCAACCCGTTTCGATCCGGCCTATTCGAAGTAGTCGGGAAAATCCTCGATGGTCTGGGCCAGAAGCACCTCGGCCCGCCCCAGATGTTCGCGCATGGCCTGTTCGGCCGCGGCCGGATCGGCCCGTCCGACGGCCACGGCGATCACATGATGTTCGGCAATGGCCCGCTGCGTCGAGGAAACACCCAGCGTCAGGTAGCGCACCCGGTCGAGCTGGATCTTGTGCTCGTCGATCAGCTGCCAGGCGTATTCCACCCCGGCCAGCCGCGCCAGCGTCCGGTGGAACTGCTCGTCGAGCGTATGGAAGCGGCGCGAGTCCTTGGCGTCGGCCGCTTCCTGCTGCTCGGCGATCAACTGTTCAAGTATGCCTGCCGCCTCGGGTCCCGGCTGGCTCGCCACGCGGCGGATGATTTCCACTTCGATGCTTTCGCGGATGAACCGGCTCTGCCGTACGCCATCGGGGGAGATGCGCTTGACCACCGTGGCCCGCTTCGGCCGGATCAGCAGCAGCCCCAGTTGCGCCAGCCGGATAAAGGCCTCGCGCACCGGTTGCCGCGAGACCCCGTAGCGGGCGGCGATATCGCTCTCGGAAATGACGTCGCCGGGCTTGAGCGCCATGCTGACGATCTCGTCGCGCAGCGATCCCACCACACGCGATGCCATGGTCTGCGGGCTGTTCACGATCTGGTTGTCCGCCATGCTGATTCCCCCTGCCTGACCATGGGACGCCGCGCCCGGCCTGGCTCCCCCGCCCGTGCACCCGTCCACAGCTTTGTGACCGTGGCACCCCGTTTCCGCTTTCCGGACGGCCGAGATGGCCGGGTTGCACGCGCGCCATCGGCACGATTGTAGAAAGAAACTATACCGCTTCGCAATCTTGTATGGTAGATGCAGGGCAATTCGGCCCCATGGGGGTCCGTCCGTGTCAAATTCGCATATCTGGAGGAGTTCGAATGGCCAAGACCTACGCGCTGGTGGGCACCGGGGGTCGCGCCCGCATGTTCTACGAGGCGATCCTTGGTCCGCATCGCGATCAGTCCAGGCTTGTTGCCCTGTGCGACACCAATCAGGTGCGCATGGACTTCACCAATAAGGTCATCGCCGGCGAACTGGGCGGAGAGGCCGTGCCCACCTACAAGGCCGCCGACTTCGGCAGGATGGTCACCGAACAAAAGCCCGACACGGTCATCGTCACCTCGATCGACCGTACCCATCACAACTATATTATCGCGGCGCTCGAAGCTGGTTGCGACGTCATCACCGAAAAGCCGATGACCACGGACCCCGAAAAGTGCCAGGCCATTCTCGACGCTGTCGAGCGCACCGGGAAGCAGGTCCGCGTTACCTTCAACTATCGCTATGCCCCGCACAATTCGGCCCTGCGCGAACTCATCGCCGAGGGCGCCATCGGCAAGGTCACCTCGGTGCATTTCGAATGGCTGCTCGATACCCGCCACGGCGCCGACTATTTCCGCCGCTGGCATCGCGACAAGCGCAATTCCGGGGGCCTGATGGTCCACAAGTCGACCCACCATTTCGATCTGGTCAATTTCTGGCTCGGCTCCCAGCCCGAAACCGTCTTCGGCATGGGTGATCTCAAGTTCTATGGCCGTGCCAATGCCGAGGAGCGCGGCGTCTATACGCCCTATACCCGCACCACCGGCGTCGAGGCGGCCAAGGGCGACAAGTTCGCCATCGATCTGACCGCCAACCCCGTCCAGAAGGGCCTCTACTGGGAGGCCGAGAAGGAAGACGGCTATCAGCGCGACCAGAACGTTTTCGGCGACGGCATCTCCATCGAGGACACGATGAACGTCATCGTGCGCTACCGCAACAAGGCGGTGATGACCTATTCACTCTACGCCTATGCGCCCTGGGAAGGGTTCAACGTTGCCATCAACGGCACCGGCGGCCGCCTTGAGCTGACCGTGCACGAAAACAGCTACATAAATGCCGGTGCCGGTTCGGAAACCGAAGGCGCAGCCAAGGGCGTCAAGCTTTACCACTTCCCACTGCATGGCGAGCCGCGCGTGGTTCCGGTCAAGCATGGCGAAGGCGGCCATGGTGGCGGCGACAAGATCATGCTCGAGGAAATCTTCGGAAACGCCACCCCGCGGCCCGGCTACGGCGCCAATCACCGCGACGGGGCCCTGTCCA includes the following:
- a CDS encoding aldo/keto reductase, yielding MKTRQLGKTGYTVSEIGLGCWQLGGDFGPVGDETAQAILDAAATAGVTFWDTADVYGGGMSESRIGAHARPRGVVVATKLGRAGTLYPNAYTKDGLKQSLAGSLQRLGVEILDLAQLHCVPPEVLNDGAIFGWMDELQAEGLVRHWGASVETIEEGLLCLEQPGCATLQIIFNLFRQDAAEVLLPKAAENNVGIIVRLPLASGLLSGKFDLNTRFDPSDHRNYNQDGAAFSVGETFAGIPFARGVELVQQLKGLAPSGMSMSQFALRWILDHPQVSTVIAGVSKPDQLADNVAASDQRSLFPALKKQLGEWYEDEVKPEIRGEV
- a CDS encoding ABC transporter ATP-binding protein; this translates as MSKPENRPDWTVLRPSVVSIYGRFVREEYWLLAGVMLVVLASAGLAVITPYFFSRLVDDLVGTNLPAAIAWGFVFYAVMRGLLTATAYSVNYLSIIAAENLNFITATSFFERLLGKPGSFFIDNNPVQIQTARQEGQNALYGLVQMAIHTFLPGGLQIGLAMALMGAVINIEIALIVLVYGSFFISLTYLANRWTRPLLDRAIEAYQDNARFVGNAVNAMETLRYFNGDRWISEKFSEKAGLARKSWVGWSRRRLLLTAIFGTALGLQLALTFLILLPRFEAGEVTVGDIVLINLLLVQLNQPFEMIGMAIDEVMRAMARLMPFARIWQAPEDRGQHGDRPVRIERARIAFENVGFRYGDRETVRDVSFVAEPGRLTFLVGPTGSGKTTLFKLALKSLEPSSGRILINDMDLRDLKRSGWYDAVGVVPQDVMLLNDSLATNIVLGRPYDAERMRRAAERASILAFVDGLPDGFETTVGERGLKLSGGERQRISIARALYADPKVLFLDEASSALDETTEGQIMAELRRIAGEVTVIAITHRRGVIAAEDQVVILKGSGDDQELEERA
- a CDS encoding Gfo/Idh/MocA family oxidoreductase; translation: MAKTYALVGTGGRARMFYEAILGPHRDQSRLVALCDTNQVRMDFTNKVIAGELGGEAVPTYKAADFGRMVTEQKPDTVIVTSIDRTHHNYIIAALEAGCDVITEKPMTTDPEKCQAILDAVERTGKQVRVTFNYRYAPHNSALRELIAEGAIGKVTSVHFEWLLDTRHGADYFRRWHRDKRNSGGLMVHKSTHHFDLVNFWLGSQPETVFGMGDLKFYGRANAEERGVYTPYTRTTGVEAAKGDKFAIDLTANPVQKGLYWEAEKEDGYQRDQNVFGDGISIEDTMNVIVRYRNKAVMTYSLYAYAPWEGFNVAINGTGGRLELTVHENSYINAGAGSETEGAAKGVKLYHFPLHGEPRVVPVKHGEGGHGGGDKIMLEEIFGNATPRPGYGANHRDGALSILTGIAANKSFATGLPVDVKTLVKL
- a CDS encoding GntR family transcriptional regulator, encoding MADNQIVNSPQTMASRVVGSLRDEIVSMALKPGDVISESDIAARYGVSRQPVREAFIRLAQLGLLLIRPKRATVVKRISPDGVRQSRFIRESIEVEIIRRVASQPGPEAAGILEQLIAEQQEAADAKDSRRFHTLDEQFHRTLARLAGVEYAWQLIDEHKIQLDRVRYLTLGVSSTQRAIAEHHVIAVAVGRADPAAAEQAMREHLGRAEVLLAQTIEDFPDYFE
- a CDS encoding insulinase family protein; this encodes MSHPAFELVRDETIAEINSEARLYRHKKTGAEVLSLVNDDENKVFGITFKTPPEDSTGIAHILEHSVLCGSQKYPVKKPFVELLKGSMHTFLNAMTFPDKTAYPVASQNLKDFYNLVDVYLDAVLFPLISEDTFEQEGWHYELESLDAPLVYKGVVFNEMKGVYSSPDSVMHTMTQNALYPDTTYGKSSGGDPKAIPELTYEQFKRFHQTYYHPSNARVVFAGDDPADKRLEILDSYFSRFDRIDVDAEVKLQPRWNAPRQIAGTYAGTVDPEKRRDGMVSVNWMIEPAENREEVLSHGMLSYLLAGNSAAPLRKKLNESGLGEGMIGGGISSYLRQPMGGFGLKGVDPADADKVEKLVLDGLAEIAETGFSAEQIEAAVNTFEFNLREQNTGSYPRGMTYMFNALGTWLHGGDPMAPLQFEAAMEALKAKAGGRHFQDEIRRLFLDNPHRLSARLEADPEQGAREAKAEEDKLAAVRAGLDGDELQAVLERTERLKALQESVDSPDDLAKIPTLTLADLDRDIRTVPTEEVAVGGVRTLYHDLPTLGILYLDIGFDLHVLDKAHLPYLPLFGRALLQTGTGKEDFVSLTQRIGRTTGGISQHRGLASRQDGAGTAAWFFLSGKAVPDRFAEMLAIFGDVLLDARLDNRERFKQMALEEKAGFEARLVPGGNGIADTRIKAGLTEAGWIAEQMSGVSYGQFLKDLVKRIDSDWAGVEAVLRTIRDTLFNRGRMVMNLTADGALWNQARTELAAFAGAIPDGTHADADWSHAFAPKNEGLVIPAQVNYVGKGANLKALGFNLSAASAVALRLLNTTYLWDKVRVQGGAYGGSSRFDLSSGNFAFLSYRDPNLLKTLDAYDGAAKALRAEIGETDLVRSVIGVVGDLDRPEFVDAKGYSAMWRILNGTSDELRQRRRDEILNTSRADFLALAEAVDAVAAKGHVVVLGGEAAITAANDKRPGLLEVSKAV